CAGCAGGCACACCCCGGCGACGACGAAGCGGTAGATCCACGGGTCGTGCGCCTCCGGCAGCACCACGCGGTACACGTACCCGAACCCGACCACCGCCACCGACGCCAGGATGGCCAGCCAGCGCACCGTCAGCACGTCCTTTTCGGGAAGCTGCGCGCGCGGCCGCTCCGCGTTCGGCGTGCGGGCGGCGCCGCTCACGGAAGCCAGGGAACCCGCGGACGCGACACCGCCATCTCCGGCGGGTCCGATCCGTCGGAGATGGCGGTGCAGAAGAGCTCGGCCGGCTGGCGTTCGCGTATCAAATCTCTCGTTTCTCCGTGCTTCGCGCGGGCTTGCTCCTCGGGATGTGCAAGCCGTTCGACGATCGCCGACTTCTACCGCCGCAGATACTCGTCCACGTTCTTGGCGAGCACGTCGAGCGGCACGTTGCCGCCCAGCACCAGGGCGTCGTTGAAGGCCTTGAGGTCGAACCGCGCGCCGAGCGCGGCCTGCGCACGCTCGCGCTGCCGGTTGATCTCGCTGTGCCCCACCTTGTAGCCGCACGCCTGCCCCGGCCACGAGCAATAGCGATCCACCTCGCTGGCCACCTCCAGCGGGTTGGACCCGTTCACCTCCACGAAGAACTGCACCCCCTGCTCGCGCGTCCACCCCTTGGCGTGCAGGCCGGTATCCACCACCAGCCGGCAGGCCCGGAAGGCGATGGACTGCAGGTAGCCCAGCCGGCCGACGGGATCCTGGTCATAGGCGCCCAGCTCGTCGGCGAGCTGCTCGGCGTAGAGCGCCCACCCCTCGGAGTAGGCATTGAAGGCCAGCATCTGGCGGACCAGCGGCATGTCGTGCGTGTACTCGCCCTGCCAGATGTGGCCGGGGATCGCCTCGTGGAAGGCCAGGTCCGCCAGGCTGTATCTGCTGTGCAGGTCGGTGGTGCGCAGGTTGATCCAGAAGCGGCCGGGGATCGCCCCGTCCACCGACCCGGCACCGCCGTACGCCGCCGGCGCGCCCGGCTCCTCCTCGGGCGGCAGGCGCTTCACCTCCATGTTCGGATCCACGACCGTGTTGAACGCCCGGGGCATCTGCGCGCGGATCCACGCCAGCCGGTCCTGGATGAACCGCATGATCTCGGCGCGCCCCGCGTCGCCCTCCGCGAACTGGTAGCGCGGATCGTTGGCCAGGGCCTTCATCCGCTCGCCCACGCTGCCCCGCGTGTAGCCGGCGTCCTTCAGGATGGTGTCCATGCGCGCGTGCAGCCGCGCCAGCTCCGTCCGGCCGAGCTCGTGCACCTCGTCGGGCGACATCGTGGTCGTCGTCGACGCCTTGAGGGCCCAGCGGTAGAACTCCTCGCCGTGCGGCCGCGCGGAGATGCCCGCTTCGTTGGTGGCGACGGCGCGCTGCGCCTCCAGTTCGCGGATCTGCCGGTCGAGCGCCGGGGCGACCTCCTGCGCGGCGATCCGCCGTGCGCGTCCGGCCCAGTCGCCCGCGATGCTGCGCGTCCGCCGCTCCAGCGACTCCACGAGCATTCCCCCGTCGCGCGCGCCCTGCGCGGACAGGCGCATCTGCGTGAGCGCCTTGTCGATCAGAAAGGCCGGCGGGACCATGCCGATCGCGCGCGCCTCCCGCACGCGCTCGAGCTCGCCGTCCAGCTGCCGTGCGTACGACTGCAGCCGCGCCAGGTACGCCTCGGCGTCGGCGGCGTTCTCTACACGGTGGTCGCTGTCCAGAAAGCGCGGAACGTCCAGGTAGGCGCCGACGTTCTGGATGACGACGTACGGCGTGTTGCGCCAGCCGCCCACGGTGATGTCGCCGTAGGGGAGCGCGAATCCCTCGAGCGCCGTGGTGTAGGCGCTGCGGACGACTTCCACGCTGGTGCGCACGGGGTGCGACAGGCGGCCGGCGTCGACGGCCGCGAGCGCGCCGAGGTCCGCGCGCAGCTGCGCGGCGATCCGCTCCTGCCCCGCCGCGGAGCGGTCGCCGAGCCGGGACCGGAGCCCTGCCCGCGCGCCGACGTCCAGGCCCAGGGAGGTCGCCAGCTCGGGGAACAGGTTCAGGAGGTCGCCGCCGATGCGGTCGAGAAGCGCGATGGCGGTCCGGTCGGCGTCGCCCGGGGCGCCCGGGGCCGCCGGCGGGGCCGTG
Above is a genomic segment from Longimicrobium sp. containing:
- a CDS encoding DUF885 domain-containing protein, which codes for MPNTPNVSGLLTRREMLAALASVAALPLIGACGGARTAPPAAPGAPGDADRTAIALLDRIGGDLLNLFPELATSLGLDVGARAGLRSRLGDRSAAGQERIAAQLRADLGALAAVDAGRLSHPVRTSVEVVRSAYTTALEGFALPYGDITVGGWRNTPYVVIQNVGAYLDVPRFLDSDHRVENAADAEAYLARLQSYARQLDGELERVREARAIGMVPPAFLIDKALTQMRLSAQGARDGGMLVESLERRTRSIAGDWAGRARRIAAQEVAPALDRQIRELEAQRAVATNEAGISARPHGEEFYRWALKASTTTTMSPDEVHELGRTELARLHARMDTILKDAGYTRGSVGERMKALANDPRYQFAEGDAGRAEIMRFIQDRLAWIRAQMPRAFNTVVDPNMEVKRLPPEEEPGAPAAYGGAGSVDGAIPGRFWINLRTTDLHSRYSLADLAFHEAIPGHIWQGEYTHDMPLVRQMLAFNAYSEGWALYAEQLADELGAYDQDPVGRLGYLQSIAFRACRLVVDTGLHAKGWTREQGVQFFVEVNGSNPLEVASEVDRYCSWPGQACGYKVGHSEINRQRERAQAALGARFDLKAFNDALVLGGNVPLDVLAKNVDEYLRR